The Prunus persica cultivar Lovell chromosome G7, Prunus_persica_NCBIv2, whole genome shotgun sequence genome has a segment encoding these proteins:
- the LOC18771609 gene encoding uncharacterized protein LOC18771609 isoform X1 produces the protein MSLLPSNSKLGSVHLHVQCLHPPNPIPMRALPYHRRQTLRVLSAKRTGKQRYPSEKKELKLKHQEIVGEVKNKFAGIWRLSKLGVPVHKDPGKDFLGVSEGLLEQIAKVLEFPVASMLPTEAFTVVRKSFDARKRLKEPKFVYVVEMDVNKLLSLEPRAWDFISELQPKVGLVEHMPEVNKSGDLISIIHGFENVHQGTVSRESAHNMNNGSQGLYTHPTARKPKIAVVGSGPSGLFASLVLAEFGADVTLIERGQPVEQRGRDIGALVVRRILQTESNFCFGEGGAGTWSDGKLVTRIGRNSGSVLAVMETLVHFGAPEGILVDGKPHLGTDRLIPLLRNFRQHLQNLGVTIKFGMRVDDLLVDNGQVVGVKVSESVDRQSNTQKWEYDAVVLAVGHSARDIYQTLLSHNIDLVLKDFAVGLRIEHPQEVINSLQYSGLATEVRRGRGKVPVADYKVAKYASGKDGDEPLQATSRSCYSFCMCPGGQVVLTGTKPSEICINGMSFSRRASKWANAALVVTVSMKDFDALNLHGPLAGVEFQREFEQRAARMGGGNFVVPVQTVTDFLDNKLSVTSVPPSSYRLGVKAANLHEIFPIHITETLQHSISAFDQELPGFISKEALLHGVETRTSSPIQIPRGIDTYESTSLKGLYPVGEGAGYAGGIVSAAVDGMYAGFAVAKNFGLCNDGIESILGKARTAGYLEY, from the exons ATGTCCCTCCTTCCCTCCAACTCCAAGCTTGGCTCTGTCCACCTCCATGTCCAGTGTCTCCACCCTCCAAACCCTATCCCTATGCGTGCACTCCCTTATCATCGTCGCCAAACACTCCGAGTCCTTAGCGCCAAGAGGACCGGCAAACAGAGGTACCCATCAGAGAAGAAGGAACTTAAATTGAAGCACCAGGAAATCGTAGGGGAAGTGAAGAACAAGTTCGCGGGTATTTGGAGGCTTTCCAAGCTCGGAGTTCCCGTCCACAAGGACCCTGGAAAGGACTTTCTCGGCGTCTCCGAGGGCTTGCTTGAACAGATTGCCAAAGTGCTCGAGTTTCCG GTTGCTTCAATGCTGCCGACAGAGGCGTTCACGGTGGTTCGGAAATCTTTTGATGCAAGGAAG AGGCTGAAAGAACCCAAATTCGTGTACGTTGTGGAAATGGATGTCAACAAACTTCTGAGTCTAGAGCCTCGGGCTTGGGATTTCATTTCTGAGTTGCAGCCTAAAGTTGGGCTGGTAGAACACATGCCTGAAGTAAATAAATCTGGAGATTTGATCAGTATCATACATGGCTTTGAAAATGTACATCAAGGTACAGTTTCAAGAGAAAGTGCGCACAACATGAACAATGGGTCCCAAGGATTATACACACATCCGACGGctagaaaaccaaaaattgcaGTGGTGGGTAGTGGACCATCAGGGTTGTTTGCCTCCCTTGTTCTTGCGGAATTTGGTGCAGATGTCACCTTAATAGAAAGAGGTCAGCCCGTTGAACAAAGGGGCCGCGATATTGGTGCTCTGGTTGTCCGCCGAATATTGCAAACAGAAAGCAATTTTTGCTTTGGGGAG GGTGGTGCAGGTACATGGAGTGATGGAAAGCTGGTGACTAGGATTGGAAGAAACAGTGGCAGTGTTTTGGCG GTTATGGAAACTTTAGTTCACTTCGGAGCTCCTGAGGGAATCTTGGTTGACGGAAAGCCTCATTTGGGGACAGATAGATTGATTCCATTACTTCGCAATTTTCGGCAACATCTACAAAATCTGGGT GTGACTATCAAATTTGGGATGAGGGTAGATGATCTCCTTGTAGATAACGGACAAGTTGTGGGTGTCAAAGTTTCGGAATCAGTTGACAGACAGTCTAATACCCAGAAATGGGAATATGATGCTGTTGTTCTAGCTGTTGGGCATTCTGCACGCGATATATATCAAACTCTTCTATCTCATAACATAGACTTGGTCCTAAAAGATTTTGCT GTTGGCTTGCGGATTGAGCATCCTCAAGAAGTAATAAACAGCTTACAG TATTCTGGATTGGCAACTGAGGTCCGCAGAGGACGTGGTAAAGTACCAGTGGCAGATTACAAGGTTGCCAAATATGCAAGTGGAAAGGATGGGGATGAACCTTTACAGGCAACAAGTCGTAGTTGCTATTCCTTCTGTATGTGTCCCGGTGGTCAg GTTGTTCTCACTGGTACAAAGCCATCTGAAATCTGTATCAATGGCATGTCATTTTCTAGACGTGCGTCAAAGTGGGCAAATGCTGCACTTGTTGTAACCGTCTCAATGAAAGATTTTGATGCATTGAATCTCCATGGACCTCTTGCAGGGGTTGAGTTTCAG aggGAATTTGAGCAAAGAGCAGCTAGAATGGGAGGGGGAAATTTTGTGGTGCCTGTGCAGACAGTTACGGATTTTTTGGACAATAAGTTGTCAG TGACATCTGTGCCACCTTCAAGTTATCGACTAGGAGTGAAGGCAGCAAATCTCCACGAGATATTCCCCATTCATATAACAGAGACTTTGCAACATTCAATCTCAGCGTTTGACCAAGAG TTACCAGGTTTTATCTCCAAAGAGGCCCTTCTTCATGGAGTGGAG ACTAGGACTAGCTCTCCCATCCAGATTCCCCGTGGAATTGACACTTATGAGAGCACGTCGTTGAAAGGTCTTTACCCTGTCGGTGAAGGAGCGGGTTATGCTGGAGGGATTGTAAGTGCAGCTGTGGATGGCATGTATGCTGGTTTTGCAGTGGCAAAGAATTTTGGTCTGTGTAATGATGGCATAGAGTCAATTTTGGGCAAGGCTCGGACTGCTGGATATTTGGAGTACTAG
- the LOC18771609 gene encoding uncharacterized protein LOC18771609 isoform X3, protein MSLLPSNSKLGSVHLHVQCLHPPNPIPMRALPYHRRQTLRVLSAKRTGKQRYPSEKKELKLKHQEIVGEVKNKFAGIWRLSKLGVPVHKDPGKDFLGVSEGLLEQIAKVLEFPVASMLPTEAFTVVRKSFDARKRLKEPKFVYVVEMDVNKLLSLEPRAWDFISELQPKVGLVEHMPEVNKSGDLISIIHGFENVHQGTVSRESAHNMNNGSQGLYTHPTARKPKIAVVGSGPSGLFASLVLAEFGADVTLIERGQPVEQRGRDIGALVVRRILQTESNFCFGEGGAGTWSDGKLVTRIGRNSGSVLAVMETLVHFGAPEGILVDGKPHLGTDRLIPLLRNFRQHLQNLGVTIKFGMRVDDLLVDNGQVVGVKVSESVDRQSNTQKWEYDAVVLAVGHSARDIYQTLLSHNIDLVLKDFAVGLRIEHPQEVINSLQYSGLATEVRRGRGKVPVADYKVAKYASGKDGDEPLQATSRSCYSFCMCPGGQVVLTGTKPSEICINGMSFSRRASKWANAALVVTVSMKDFDALNLHGPLAGVEFQREFEQRAARMGGGNFVVPVQTVTDFLDNKLSVTSVPPSSYRLGVKAANLHEIFPIHITETLQHSISAFDQETLEPSVTRFYLQRGPSSWSGD, encoded by the exons ATGTCCCTCCTTCCCTCCAACTCCAAGCTTGGCTCTGTCCACCTCCATGTCCAGTGTCTCCACCCTCCAAACCCTATCCCTATGCGTGCACTCCCTTATCATCGTCGCCAAACACTCCGAGTCCTTAGCGCCAAGAGGACCGGCAAACAGAGGTACCCATCAGAGAAGAAGGAACTTAAATTGAAGCACCAGGAAATCGTAGGGGAAGTGAAGAACAAGTTCGCGGGTATTTGGAGGCTTTCCAAGCTCGGAGTTCCCGTCCACAAGGACCCTGGAAAGGACTTTCTCGGCGTCTCCGAGGGCTTGCTTGAACAGATTGCCAAAGTGCTCGAGTTTCCG GTTGCTTCAATGCTGCCGACAGAGGCGTTCACGGTGGTTCGGAAATCTTTTGATGCAAGGAAG AGGCTGAAAGAACCCAAATTCGTGTACGTTGTGGAAATGGATGTCAACAAACTTCTGAGTCTAGAGCCTCGGGCTTGGGATTTCATTTCTGAGTTGCAGCCTAAAGTTGGGCTGGTAGAACACATGCCTGAAGTAAATAAATCTGGAGATTTGATCAGTATCATACATGGCTTTGAAAATGTACATCAAGGTACAGTTTCAAGAGAAAGTGCGCACAACATGAACAATGGGTCCCAAGGATTATACACACATCCGACGGctagaaaaccaaaaattgcaGTGGTGGGTAGTGGACCATCAGGGTTGTTTGCCTCCCTTGTTCTTGCGGAATTTGGTGCAGATGTCACCTTAATAGAAAGAGGTCAGCCCGTTGAACAAAGGGGCCGCGATATTGGTGCTCTGGTTGTCCGCCGAATATTGCAAACAGAAAGCAATTTTTGCTTTGGGGAG GGTGGTGCAGGTACATGGAGTGATGGAAAGCTGGTGACTAGGATTGGAAGAAACAGTGGCAGTGTTTTGGCG GTTATGGAAACTTTAGTTCACTTCGGAGCTCCTGAGGGAATCTTGGTTGACGGAAAGCCTCATTTGGGGACAGATAGATTGATTCCATTACTTCGCAATTTTCGGCAACATCTACAAAATCTGGGT GTGACTATCAAATTTGGGATGAGGGTAGATGATCTCCTTGTAGATAACGGACAAGTTGTGGGTGTCAAAGTTTCGGAATCAGTTGACAGACAGTCTAATACCCAGAAATGGGAATATGATGCTGTTGTTCTAGCTGTTGGGCATTCTGCACGCGATATATATCAAACTCTTCTATCTCATAACATAGACTTGGTCCTAAAAGATTTTGCT GTTGGCTTGCGGATTGAGCATCCTCAAGAAGTAATAAACAGCTTACAG TATTCTGGATTGGCAACTGAGGTCCGCAGAGGACGTGGTAAAGTACCAGTGGCAGATTACAAGGTTGCCAAATATGCAAGTGGAAAGGATGGGGATGAACCTTTACAGGCAACAAGTCGTAGTTGCTATTCCTTCTGTATGTGTCCCGGTGGTCAg GTTGTTCTCACTGGTACAAAGCCATCTGAAATCTGTATCAATGGCATGTCATTTTCTAGACGTGCGTCAAAGTGGGCAAATGCTGCACTTGTTGTAACCGTCTCAATGAAAGATTTTGATGCATTGAATCTCCATGGACCTCTTGCAGGGGTTGAGTTTCAG aggGAATTTGAGCAAAGAGCAGCTAGAATGGGAGGGGGAAATTTTGTGGTGCCTGTGCAGACAGTTACGGATTTTTTGGACAATAAGTTGTCAG TGACATCTGTGCCACCTTCAAGTTATCGACTAGGAGTGAAGGCAGCAAATCTCCACGAGATATTCCCCATTCATATAACAGAGACTTTGCAACATTCAATCTCAGCGTTTGACCAAGAG ACTTTGGAGCCTTCAGTTACCAGGTTTTATCTCCAAAGAGGCCCTTCTTCATGGAGTGGAG ACTAG
- the LOC18771609 gene encoding uncharacterized protein LOC18771609 isoform X2, with translation MSLLPSNSKLGSVHLHVQCLHPPNPIPMRALPYHRRQTLRVLSAKRTGKQRYPSEKKELKLKHQEIVGEVKNKFAGIWRLSKLGVPVHKDPGKDFLGVSEGLLEQIAKVLEFPVASMLPTEAFTVVRKSFDARKRLKEPKFVYVVEMDVNKLLSLEPRAWDFISELQPKVGLVEHMPEVNKSGDLISIIHGFENVHQGTVSRESAHNMNNGSQGLYTHPTARKPKIAVVGSGPSGLFASLVLAEFGADVTLIERGQPVEQRGRDIGALVVRRILQTESNFCFGEGGAGTWSDGKLVTRIGRNSGSVLAVMETLVHFGAPEGILVDGKPHLGTDRLIPLLRNFRQHLQNLGVTIKFGMRVDDLLVDNGQVVGVKVSESVDRQSNTQKWEYDAVVLAVGHSARDIYQTLLSHNIDLVLKDFAVGLRIEHPQEVINSLQYSGLATEVRRGRGKVPVADYKVAKYASGKDGDEPLQATSRSCYSFCMCPGGQVVLTGTKPSEICINGMSFSRRASKWANAALVVTVSMKDFDALNLHGPLAGVEFQREFEQRAARMGGGNFVVPVQTVTDFLDNKLSVTSVPPSSYRLGVKAANLHEIFPIHITETLQHSISAFDQETLEPSVTRFYLQRGPSSWSGGNPS, from the exons ATGTCCCTCCTTCCCTCCAACTCCAAGCTTGGCTCTGTCCACCTCCATGTCCAGTGTCTCCACCCTCCAAACCCTATCCCTATGCGTGCACTCCCTTATCATCGTCGCCAAACACTCCGAGTCCTTAGCGCCAAGAGGACCGGCAAACAGAGGTACCCATCAGAGAAGAAGGAACTTAAATTGAAGCACCAGGAAATCGTAGGGGAAGTGAAGAACAAGTTCGCGGGTATTTGGAGGCTTTCCAAGCTCGGAGTTCCCGTCCACAAGGACCCTGGAAAGGACTTTCTCGGCGTCTCCGAGGGCTTGCTTGAACAGATTGCCAAAGTGCTCGAGTTTCCG GTTGCTTCAATGCTGCCGACAGAGGCGTTCACGGTGGTTCGGAAATCTTTTGATGCAAGGAAG AGGCTGAAAGAACCCAAATTCGTGTACGTTGTGGAAATGGATGTCAACAAACTTCTGAGTCTAGAGCCTCGGGCTTGGGATTTCATTTCTGAGTTGCAGCCTAAAGTTGGGCTGGTAGAACACATGCCTGAAGTAAATAAATCTGGAGATTTGATCAGTATCATACATGGCTTTGAAAATGTACATCAAGGTACAGTTTCAAGAGAAAGTGCGCACAACATGAACAATGGGTCCCAAGGATTATACACACATCCGACGGctagaaaaccaaaaattgcaGTGGTGGGTAGTGGACCATCAGGGTTGTTTGCCTCCCTTGTTCTTGCGGAATTTGGTGCAGATGTCACCTTAATAGAAAGAGGTCAGCCCGTTGAACAAAGGGGCCGCGATATTGGTGCTCTGGTTGTCCGCCGAATATTGCAAACAGAAAGCAATTTTTGCTTTGGGGAG GGTGGTGCAGGTACATGGAGTGATGGAAAGCTGGTGACTAGGATTGGAAGAAACAGTGGCAGTGTTTTGGCG GTTATGGAAACTTTAGTTCACTTCGGAGCTCCTGAGGGAATCTTGGTTGACGGAAAGCCTCATTTGGGGACAGATAGATTGATTCCATTACTTCGCAATTTTCGGCAACATCTACAAAATCTGGGT GTGACTATCAAATTTGGGATGAGGGTAGATGATCTCCTTGTAGATAACGGACAAGTTGTGGGTGTCAAAGTTTCGGAATCAGTTGACAGACAGTCTAATACCCAGAAATGGGAATATGATGCTGTTGTTCTAGCTGTTGGGCATTCTGCACGCGATATATATCAAACTCTTCTATCTCATAACATAGACTTGGTCCTAAAAGATTTTGCT GTTGGCTTGCGGATTGAGCATCCTCAAGAAGTAATAAACAGCTTACAG TATTCTGGATTGGCAACTGAGGTCCGCAGAGGACGTGGTAAAGTACCAGTGGCAGATTACAAGGTTGCCAAATATGCAAGTGGAAAGGATGGGGATGAACCTTTACAGGCAACAAGTCGTAGTTGCTATTCCTTCTGTATGTGTCCCGGTGGTCAg GTTGTTCTCACTGGTACAAAGCCATCTGAAATCTGTATCAATGGCATGTCATTTTCTAGACGTGCGTCAAAGTGGGCAAATGCTGCACTTGTTGTAACCGTCTCAATGAAAGATTTTGATGCATTGAATCTCCATGGACCTCTTGCAGGGGTTGAGTTTCAG aggGAATTTGAGCAAAGAGCAGCTAGAATGGGAGGGGGAAATTTTGTGGTGCCTGTGCAGACAGTTACGGATTTTTTGGACAATAAGTTGTCAG TGACATCTGTGCCACCTTCAAGTTATCGACTAGGAGTGAAGGCAGCAAATCTCCACGAGATATTCCCCATTCATATAACAGAGACTTTGCAACATTCAATCTCAGCGTTTGACCAAGAG ACTTTGGAGCCTTCAGTTACCAGGTTTTATCTCCAAAGAGGCCCTTCTTCATGGAGTGGAGGTAATCCCagttaa
- the LOC18771261 gene encoding uncharacterized protein LOC18771261 isoform X1 yields MAMYIRVKRSKTTYFIQCEPTETSLDIKQKLHDLIDQPVSDQRLILVSTGEVLEDSKSLADQKVENDAVVALTLRKDDNEFEEVNIVRADDFYQSRDADAGNW; encoded by the exons ATG gcCATGTATATCCGTGTTAAGCGTAGTAAGACAACTTACTTTATCCAGTGTGAACCAACTGAGACAAGTTTAGATATTAAGCAAAAGTTGCATGATCTTATTGATCAACCGGTAAGTGATCAGCGCTTGATCCTAGTCAGTACTGGGGAAGTACTGGAGGATTCAAAGTCATTGGCAGATCAGAAg GTTGAGAATGATGCCGTTGTGGCACTGACCTTGAGAAAAG ATGACAATGAGTTTGAAGAGGTCAACATTGTACGGGCAGACGACTTCTATCAATCTCGTGATGCAGATGCAGGCAATTGGTGA
- the LOC18771261 gene encoding uncharacterized protein LOC18771261 isoform X2, translating into MAMYIRVKRSKTTYFIQCEPTETSLDIKQKLHDLIDQPVSDQRLILVSTGEVLEDSKSLADQKVQNKKLRMMPLWH; encoded by the exons ATG gcCATGTATATCCGTGTTAAGCGTAGTAAGACAACTTACTTTATCCAGTGTGAACCAACTGAGACAAGTTTAGATATTAAGCAAAAGTTGCATGATCTTATTGATCAACCGGTAAGTGATCAGCGCTTGATCCTAGTCAGTACTGGGGAAGTACTGGAGGATTCAAAGTCATTGGCAGATCAGAAggtacaaaacaaaaa GTTGAGAATGATGCCGTTGTGGCACTGA
- the LOC18769828 gene encoding calcineurin subunit B, with protein sequence MGNTSSMLTQYDIEEVQDHCNHTFSQQEIVSLYQRFCQLDRSGGGFISADEFLSVPEFAVNPLSQRLLKMLYGLNFKEFVAFLSAFSSRATLQQKIEFIFKVYDSDCNGKVAFSDMLDVLRDLTGQFISEQQREQVLTHVLEESGYTKDSLLSISDFMKTLWNSDLKMDVEVPVD encoded by the exons ATGGGCAACACATCCTCGATGCTCACTCAGTACGACATCGAAGAAGTCCAGGACCACTGTAACCACACAT tTTCGCAGCAGGAGATAGTTTCTCTGTATCAGAGGTTTTGTCAGCTCGATCGCAGTGGCGGAGGTTTCATCTCCGCCGATGAGTTCTTGTCCGTACCTGAATTCGCCGTCAATCCTCTTTCTCAG AGATTGCTGAAGATGTTGTATGGATTGAACTTTAAGGAATTCGTAGCTTTCTTGTCAGCATTCAGTTCTCGTGCAACCTTGCAGCAAAAAATTGAGT TTATTTTTAAGGTATATGATTCAGACTGCAATGGGAAAGTCGCATTCAGTGATATGTTGGATGTTTTACGGGATTTGACGGGGCAGTTCATATCTGAGCAACAGAGGGAG CAAGTGTTGACCCATGTCCTTGAGGAATCAGGCTATACAAAGGATTCTTTGCTAAGCATATCTGACTTTATGAAG ACTCTTTGGAACTCTGATTTGAAGATGGATGTTGAGGTTCCTGTGGATTGA